One genomic window of Octopus bimaculoides isolate UCB-OBI-ISO-001 chromosome 2, ASM119413v2, whole genome shotgun sequence includes the following:
- the LOC106871217 gene encoding CD63 antigen: MSMGSCSAKCTLILLNAFFLVVSLVLIAVGSVMQVSFHAYAQVFRDSVSVPAVLIISLGLLICMTSIFGLVIVVRERYILLSVYSCVLVILVIAETFIGLVGLTLKSYVRQIVVHTMQVAERKYNESISAAYTWNTIQNNLHCCGILNYTEWSTYLNNSVPDSCCISYKYNCGINAVEANNVHATGCAKALFHWLYEHQIVIGVLCAAFVLLKILTLMLARCYGRYLVEFTDQPSLNPFKTSIWR, from the coding sequence CTGCGAAATGTACATTAATTCTGTTGAACGCATTCTTTCTAGTTGTTTCGTTGGTGCTTATTGCTGTTGGATCTGTCATGCAAGTATCCTTTCATGCGTATGCACAAGTTTTCCGTGATAGCGTAAGTGTACCAGCAGTACTAATAATTTCCCTCGGCCTCTTAATATGTATGACTTCGATTTTTGGCCTAGTGATCGTTGTAAGAGAAAGATACATTTTATTATCAGTATATTCTTGCGTACTTGTCATTCTTGTTATTGCTGAAACTTTTATTGGACTCGTTGGCCTTACCTTAAAGTCTTATGTGCGCCAAATTGTGGTGCATACAATGCAAGTGGCTGAGAGGAAATATAACGAGAGCATTTCTGCGGCTTACACTTGGAATACTATACAGAACAACTTGCACTGCTGCGGTATTTTGAACTACACTGAGTGGTCGACTTATTTGAACAATTCTGTACCAGATTCTTGTTGCATCTCTTATAAATATAACTGTGGTATTAATGCTGTTGAGGCCAACAACGTTCACGCGACAGGCTGTGCTAAAGCTTTGTTTCACTGGCTCTATGAACACCAAATTGTCATCGGCGTACTTTGTGCTGCTTTTGTCTTGCTAAAGATTTTGACGCTTATGTTAGCGCGTTGTTACGGCAGATATCTCGTGGAATTTACAGATCAACCCAGTCTGAATCCTTTCAAAACTTCTATATGGCGGTAG